Part of the candidate division KSB1 bacterium genome, GGAGGTGCTGGTGACGTCGCCCAATTGGACCGGCGGCCCGCCCGGCACCCCTGCTTGCACCAAACCCATGTCGCTCAAGCCGATGAAGGTCAGGAACAGGCCAATCCCCACCACGAAGCTGTATTTCATGCTCTCGGACGCGGCCGAGGCAAGCCAGCTGCGCAGCTTGAGAAGGGTGAGCGCGACAAATAACACGCCACCGATAAAGATGGCGGCCAACCCTTGCTGCCACGTGTAGCCCAAAGTACCCACCACGGTCACGGCGATGAAAGCGTTCTCGCCCATGTAGGGAGCAATGGCGAAAGGCCGCTTGGCATAGAGACCCATGAGCAAAGTGCCCACGAAGGCCGCCAGGATCGTGGCCACCGTACTCGGCCCTACCGGGATGCCGGCCCCTTGCAGGATGAGCGGGTTGACCACGACTATGTACGCCATGGTAATGAAAGTCGTGGCACCTGCCAGGATCTCCGTCCGGTAGTTGGTCCCCAGCTCATCGAACTTGAAATAGCGGCGCATGACATCACCTCCCAAGCCGTGCGGTTGAGGTGGCTATTTGGGGAGTACGCTGCCTGCCTGTCTGAATTCAGCCAGCGCCCGGGTCAGCTCGGCATCAGAAATCGCAAGAATCTGCACTGCCAGGAGGGCGGCGTTGGCCGCCGCCCCGATGCCCACCGAGGCCACCGGGACCCCTTTGGGCATCTGCACGATGGAGTAGAGCGCATCGACGCCGTGCAGCGGTGAGGCATCCAGCGGCACGCCAATGACCGGCAGCGTAGTGTGGGCGGCCACCACACCTGGCAGATGGGCGGCCATCCCAGCGCCGGCAATGACCACCGCGAATCCACGCTCTGCGGCGCTCTTTGCAAACTGTGCAGCCGCCTCGGGCGTACGGTGCGCCGAAAGGACATGAGTCTCAAAAGGCACCTTGAAATGCGCAAGCACGGACTCGGCCGCACTCATCACGGAGCGGTCCGATTCGCTGCCCATCAGGATGGCGACTTTGCGCGGCGACGGCCCGGGGTGGCTCATCATCTCAGCCTCCCATTCCTTTTTGCCGCGTGCGGAACGTGCGCGCCATGACATCCATTTGCCGCATGTAGGGCATCTTCCGCTCGCCTGGGGCAAAGCAAGCCATGTCGATCAGAAACAGCCTTGCGGAACCGTGGTCATAGAAGGCGTAGACATGGAACGGGCCCCCAACTACCTTCACCGAATCCTCCCACAGCCCCCACATTTCGATCGCCCGTCTCCCGTCAAAGTCCACCCACTCCCACTTGGTGTACCCGTCGACAATCCGTTCGCCCGTGTAGAAACTCTCTCCGATCCACTGCCTCTTTTTCAAACACCACTCTGGAGTGAGCTGCGAGGGGTCGTCGCTCTCCTCCCAGTGCACCAGGAACCACCGTTCTGGCGGGATGCGCCGCAGCCAGACGATCCGGTCGCCAGGCTTTTCCAGGGGATGGTAGTCGTGTTGGATGCGCACGGCCCATCCATACTTCCGTAGCAACTCCTCTGACAAGGCCTTCTGTTCATGTTTGCCAAACATCTGCTTGGTCATCACCTCGCGGACATGCGCGAGCATGAGGCCGTACAGACGATCCGCATTCTCCTGCATTCTGCGGGTGAGGGTCGCCGTATCGTTGGCCACCACCACCAGCAGGAGCTGGTCAAATGCCCAAGGGTTGTCCTTCTTGAATAGGAAGCTGCTGTCCTGCTCGACGCGGCGCATGTCCGTCGGGGAAAGCATGCTCTTGAAAAGCTGCTGCATAACCGGACTCCCCGAGAGAGTGCCGATCACCAGAAACGAGTGATAGCGCTTGAAAGCGCCCCACTTTTCCGGCGGCACCCAGCGCACGCGCAGCAGCGATTCCGGCTGCGGGGTATAGACCTGGCGCTCGAGCGCAGCACTCACTGCCGGACGGAGCGCTTCCCATTCCACGGAATCCGCCAAGGCGATGATCAGATCCTCCGACCCATAACCCGGCTTCTTGCTACTACACCCGCCCAGAATGCCCTGTAGGGCAATGAGCAGGCCGGCGAAGAACAGCAAGAGAACACACTTTCGCATGCCTACCTCCCTCCTTTCGTGCCCTCTGGCCAGGGGGCCGCCAGTTGCACGCCATGTTGCTTAGCCACTCGTTGTTCTCGTCTTACCGCCAGGATGATACCTCCCGGTACGGTGGCGGCTACCCCGACCAGATACGCAAGAAACTGCATGGCGACGGCTGCTGGCTCCGGCACGCCAACTTGCGAGAAGAGCAAGGCGCCACTCTGCTCGCGGACCCCGATGCCTCCCACAGATACGGGAACACTGGAAAGCAAGGCGATAATCGGCACGAATACCAGGAACAACGAAAAGCTCACTCGCACACCAACCGAAAGCGCAGTCAAGTAGTGCACGGCGATGCGCAGCACCTGCACCACCAGCGACATGCTCAGCACCTGAGCAAGCAGCAGCCGCCCGTGCCGGTAGTCGTTCACCTGGGCATAGACCTGCTTGGCCTTGTTCTTAAAGCCCAACGGGAGAACCCGGTTAGCCACGAACACGACCGGTTTGGCCACGCGTCTGCTGAAGAAGAACAGCAGCACCAGTAGCCACAACCCGAACACACCCAGCACCACCGCAAGGGACGTGGCATGGCCCGCATAGCTGTGCCACAGGAGCGCCGCCACCACCGCCACGGACGTCAAGGTGGCGAAGCCGATCAGCCTGTCGAACAGAACTGCCGACATGGCCTCCGCAGGCTTTCCGGAAGCGCGCGCGGCGTCAAACACGCGAAACGCATCTCCGCCAACGTAGCCGATGAGAAAATTGTTGAAGAACAGCCCCACGAAGTAGTATCCCACCACCTGACGCAGAGGCAAACGGATATCCCGCGCCCGCAAGAGCATCCACCACTGGAAAGCGCCCAGCAGATTGCTCAGCGTAAACACCGACACTGCAGCAAGCAGCCACCAGAGGTCCGCTCCCACTATGCTTTCCCGCAGGCGAGCCGGCCCGATGCGCCAAACCGCCAGCCCAAGGAGCGAGATGCTCACGAGGACTTTTCCGGCGGTCAACGGCACGCGACGCCAGCGCCCGGCAGTGCGTGGTCGGCCCACCGGCGGCTCAACCCCTGTTGTCCTGCGGCGGCGCCACCGCCGTGTCGGGGACTGCTTCTGTCGCCTTGCGACGGAGTTCATCCAACTTTTCGCCGGCCTCTTTGTCGCCGGGGTGTTTCTGCACCCAATGCTCAAGAACCTCGGCAGCATCCGCGTACCGTCCCTGCTGTTCGTAGAGCAGCACCAGCCAGCCGTGCGCCTCCCCAAAATCGGGATTTGCGGCCGCCAGCTTCTTCAGACGCCTTTCGCTTTCGTCCTTCCGCCCGCCCAGATAGTAGAGCTTGGCGATCTCCAATTGGGCCCGCAGGTCCAAGACCGGGATAACCGCCTCCGGCATCACCTGCTCCATCTTGTCCAGGGCCTCCAGCATCTCCGCGTGCCGCTGCGCACGCGCATACTCAGTTGCCAGGCGCAGGAACGCCGCCCGGTAGTTCTGCAGCAGCCCCTTGACATTGTCATTGAAGTAGACCGTGGGGTCAGCCAAGCTGCGATAGCGGAACACCTCGAAGAGATTCTTCCGCAGGCGGTCCACCGCGATCTGGTATTCCCCAGGCACCGTCACCACCTTGAAACAGAGGCCGTCCATCCTCAGGTAGTTGAAGAGGTTGAGCTTGTTGTCGTTGGAAACCGTCACCGCGAAGTAGACTGGTCGTCGCCACTGGTTGTCGTATAGGATGCGCAGGATCATATAGTCCTGAACACGGATGCCCTGGCCCATGAGGGTCGGCAGCACGTCGATGCTGATCCTGTCGACATTTGTCGGCGCTTTGGGTGGCGCCCAATCCCCGAGCTCTGCCAAGTCGCGCTCGTACACACCAGGGGGCACCGGGATGCTAACCCGCACCTTTTTCGGTGGGTTGCGGCGCAGGCCCTCCAACTCTTGCTCGTTGAGTTGGCCGCTCATCGCCAGTAGCTCCAGCATGCTCATGGGGCGCAGCGCCTCGATCTGGCTGTCGCTCATGCGGATCGGCACCTTCGGCTCCTGATCGCGCAATTGGCGAATGTACCAGTCCGTGTTGAGCAGGCTGAGGTTGACGACCCGCACGTCCTTCCGCACGCCGCACACTTCCTGCAGGAACCACAGCGGGAAGGTGTCATTATCGCCATTGGTAAACACAATGGCGTCTTTGTCGCACGTCTGGAGCAGGTTGTACGAATAGTCGCTCGGCACATAGTCCCCGGTACGGTCGTGCGAGTGGAAATTGAAAGCAAAAAGATTGATCGGCGCAGCGACCAAAAGAACCAGGGCTGCGCCTGCAATCGCCAGCTCCCTGATCCTGCCGCGCCGCTTGACCGCCTCTCCGATCCATTCCAAGATAGCCGACACGCCCACGCCGACCCAGATGGCGAAGGCAAAGAACGAGCCCACGTACACATAGTCCCGTTCCCTGGGCTGCGGGTCTTCCTGATTCAGGTAGACGACGATGGCCACCCCAGTCATCACGAAGAGCACCAACACCGGCAACGCGCGCTTCCAGTCCCGGAAGAAATGGTGCACCATCCCGAAGAGCCCTATGAGGAAAGGCAAGGCGTACAGCCCGCGCAGAGATATGGTCTCCACAATGTAGCCGTCGCTGCCGATGGTATTGCCCTTCCCGATAAACTGCCAACCAAAGTAGCGCCAGTACATCTTCTTCAGCTGGTAGTTCAGGAAGAAATTGACCTGCTTGCCAAACTGGTAGAACTTGTAGTTTTCACCCGGATACCTCTGCCTGAACTCCCACTCGAACGGGATATTTGGAAACCGGCGCGGCAAGATCCCCCAGGTGCCGTACTGCTCGCGGTTGAGGTAGCGCACCATGCCCGCTGCTGTCTCGGGGTCGTTTTCATCAATCGCCGGGTCGAAGTTCGAACGGATGTACAGCGCAGTGTAGGTGGAGTACCCCAGCACGATGAGGAAGAGCGACATCACCGAGAGCGCAACCCAGCGTCGGC contains:
- a CDS encoding flippase-like domain-containing protein — protein: MSISLLGLAVWRIGPARLRESIVGADLWWLLAAVSVFTLSNLLGAFQWWMLLRARDIRLPLRQVVGYYFVGLFFNNFLIGYVGGDAFRVFDAARASGKPAEAMSAVLFDRLIGFATLTSVAVVAALLWHSYAGHATSLAVVLGVFGLWLLVLLFFFSRRVAKPVVFVANRVLPLGFKNKAKQVYAQVNDYRHGRLLLAQVLSMSLVVQVLRIAVHYLTALSVGVRVSFSLFLVFVPIIALLSSVPVSVGGIGVREQSGALLFSQVGVPEPAAVAMQFLAYLVGVAATVPGGIILAVRREQRVAKQHGVQLAAPWPEGTKGGR
- the purE gene encoding 5-(carboxyamino)imidazole ribonucleotide mutase — protein: MSHPGPSPRKVAILMGSESDRSVMSAAESVLAHFKVPFETHVLSAHRTPEAAAQFAKSAAERGFAVVIAGAGMAAHLPGVVAAHTTLPVIGVPLDASPLHGVDALYSIVQMPKGVPVASVGIGAAANAALLAVQILAISDAELTRALAEFRQAGSVLPK
- a CDS encoding DUF4837 family protein, translated to MRKCVLLLFFAGLLIALQGILGGCSSKKPGYGSEDLIIALADSVEWEALRPAVSAALERQVYTPQPESLLRVRWVPPEKWGAFKRYHSFLVIGTLSGSPVMQQLFKSMLSPTDMRRVEQDSSFLFKKDNPWAFDQLLLVVVANDTATLTRRMQENADRLYGLMLAHVREVMTKQMFGKHEQKALSEELLRKYGWAVRIQHDYHPLEKPGDRIVWLRRIPPERWFLVHWEESDDPSQLTPEWCLKKRQWIGESFYTGERIVDGYTKWEWVDFDGRRAIEMWGLWEDSVKVVGGPFHVYAFYDHGSARLFLIDMACFAPGERKMPYMRQMDVMARTFRTRQKGMGG
- a CDS encoding DUF2723 domain-containing protein translates to MDNHRKLNALVGGAVTLIAFLTYLRTIAPTVSFWDCGEFIACSYILGVPHPPGAPLYILLGRLFSMVPFAKDIAFRVNLISPVASALTVLFLYLIIVRMVILWRGKPSSSLDRIILYSSGAIGALAFAFTDSFWFNAVEAEVYALSMFFTAAVVWLIMKWMEKADDPRSDRYLLTIAYCVGLAIGVHLLNILALPFVFLIFYFRTCKPASFKEFVWHLVIASAMLGACAFVGLVFRFVYIGLAIYLVGHYFYWRGKLSEAGKRYAQLALTLGVGTTVFVAIYPGVIKGIPHLAEKTFIEVILLLMLALLIAAGVAVSERRRWVALSVMSLFLIVLGYSTYTALYIRSNFDPAIDENDPETAAGMVRYLNREQYGTWGILPRRFPNIPFEWEFRQRYPGENYKFYQFGKQVNFFLNYQLKKMYWRYFGWQFIGKGNTIGSDGYIVETISLRGLYALPFLIGLFGMVHHFFRDWKRALPVLVLFVMTGVAIVVYLNQEDPQPRERDYVYVGSFFAFAIWVGVGVSAILEWIGEAVKRRGRIRELAIAGAALVLLVAAPINLFAFNFHSHDRTGDYVPSDYSYNLLQTCDKDAIVFTNGDNDTFPLWFLQEVCGVRKDVRVVNLSLLNTDWYIRQLRDQEPKVPIRMSDSQIEALRPMSMLELLAMSGQLNEQELEGLRRNPPKKVRVSIPVPPGVYERDLAELGDWAPPKAPTNVDRISIDVLPTLMGQGIRVQDYMILRILYDNQWRRPVYFAVTVSNDNKLNLFNYLRMDGLCFKVVTVPGEYQIAVDRLRKNLFEVFRYRSLADPTVYFNDNVKGLLQNYRAAFLRLATEYARAQRHAEMLEALDKMEQVMPEAVIPVLDLRAQLEIAKLYYLGGRKDESERRLKKLAAANPDFGEAHGWLVLLYEQQGRYADAAEVLEHWVQKHPGDKEAGEKLDELRRKATEAVPDTAVAPPQDNRG